A section of the Paenibacillus aurantius genome encodes:
- a CDS encoding GNAT family N-acetyltransferase, with product MIYIETPRLRLRGWEEADLEPFCRLNADETVMRYFPKTLSTEETKAFYQSVVAEINECGFGFYAVEVKESKEFIGFIGFSRATFAADFTPCVEIGWRLKKEAWGKGYATEGAGACLPYGFKQLGFTDVYSFTADVNHPSKNVMAKIGMKFIKTFHHPRVEKSSPLSKHVLFHIDQTSNGTR from the coding sequence ATGATCTATATAGAGACACCTAGATTGCGGCTGCGCGGCTGGGAAGAAGCGGACTTGGAGCCCTTTTGCCGGCTGAATGCGGACGAAACGGTGATGAGGTATTTTCCCAAAACCTTATCAACCGAAGAAACCAAGGCGTTCTATCAATCCGTTGTAGCCGAGATTAACGAATGCGGATTCGGGTTCTATGCTGTAGAAGTCAAAGAAAGCAAAGAGTTTATAGGGTTTATTGGATTTAGCAGGGCAACCTTCGCGGCTGATTTTACCCCATGTGTGGAAATTGGATGGCGGCTGAAAAAAGAGGCTTGGGGAAAAGGGTATGCAACCGAGGGAGCGGGAGCTTGCCTGCCTTATGGATTTAAACAATTGGGGTTTACGGACGTTTATAGCTTTACCGCCGATGTTAATCACCCGTCGAAAAACGTCATGGCCAAAATCGGGATGAAATTTATTAAAACCTTCCATCACCCGAGAGTGGAGAAAAGCAGTCCTTTGAGCAAGCATGTTTTGTTTCATATCGATCAAACTTCTAACGGCACACGATAG